From a region of the Megalobrama amblycephala isolate DHTTF-2021 unplaced genomic scaffold, ASM1881202v1 scaffold199, whole genome shotgun sequence genome:
- the LOC125260925 gene encoding uncharacterized protein LOC125260925 isoform X2: MVLDSEEEFTFSSEEEHDSDDERLHFEERLDPAEDTVSDENVDPSLSHSPAILTKRARSNTGDNEKDYSPNESAPKPLAKKAKKNIQTSNRHSALSWKTDNDTDMVPQTLRFLPAREPGPQLRPADEHTPKSLFKMFKMQGIMPPLVVGTACFAKYSLVKGKTHLGNARHVTFTCVFS, from the exons ATGGTCCTGGACAGTGAGGAAGAGTTCACTTTTTCCTCGGAAGAAGAACACGACTCTGACGATGAACGTCTGCATTTTGAAGAGCGACTTGATCCAGCTGAAGATACAGTTTCTGATGA aaatgtgGATCCATCACTCTCGCATTCACCTGCAATTCTCACTAAGAGGGCACGCAGCAACACAGGCGATAATGAGAAAGA CTATAGCCCTAATGAGAGTGCTCCAAAACCCCTTGCAAAAAAGGCCAAGAAAAACATTCAGACAAGCAACAGGCATTCAGCTCTGTCATGGAAAACAGATAATGACACTGACATGGTTCCACAGACTCTGAGATTCCTACCTGCACGGGAACCTGGACCACAGCTGCGTCCTGCTGATGAACACACTCCTAAGAGtctcttcaaaatgttcaaaatgcaaGGAATAATGCCACCGCTGGTCGTCGGAACTGCATGCTTTGCAAAGTACAGCTTGGTAAAAGGCAAGACACACCTTGGAAATGCCAGGCATGTGACATTTACttgtgtcttcagttga
- the LOC125260925 gene encoding uncharacterized protein LOC125260925 isoform X1 yields MVLDSEEEFTFSSEEEHDSDDERLHFEERLDPAEDTVSDENVDPSLSHSPAILTKRARSNTGDNEKENVDPSLSHSPAIPTKRAPSNTGDNEKDYSPNESAPKPLAKKAKKNIQTSNRHSALSWKTDNDTDMVPQTLRFLPAREPGPQLRPADEHTPKSLFKMFKMQGIMPPLVVGTACFAKYSLVKGKTHLGNARHVTFTCVFS; encoded by the exons ATGGTCCTGGACAGTGAGGAAGAGTTCACTTTTTCCTCGGAAGAAGAACACGACTCTGACGATGAACGTCTGCATTTTGAAGAGCGACTTGATCCAGCTGAAGATACAGTTTCTGATGA aaatgtgGATCCATCACTCTCGCATTCACCTGCAATTCTCACTAAGAGGGCACGCAGCAACACAGGCGATAATGAGAAAGA aaatgtgGATCCATCACTCTCACATTCACCTGCAATTCCCACTAAGAGGGCACCCAGCAACACAGGCGATAATGAGaaaga CTATAGCCCTAATGAGAGTGCTCCAAAACCCCTTGCAAAAAAGGCCAAGAAAAACATTCAGACAAGCAACAGGCATTCAGCTCTGTCATGGAAAACAGATAATGACACTGACATGGTTCCACAGACTCTGAGATTCCTACCTGCACGGGAACCTGGACCACAGCTGCGTCCTGCTGATGAACACACTCCTAAGAGtctcttcaaaatgttcaaaatgcaaGGAATAATGCCACCGCTGGTCGTCGGAACTGCATGCTTTGCAAAGTACAGCTTGGTAAAAGGCAAGACACACCTTGGAAATGCCAGGCATGTGACATTTACttgtgtcttcagttga